In Zingiber officinale cultivar Zhangliang chromosome 9B, Zo_v1.1, whole genome shotgun sequence, the genomic window TGAAACAAAAATCTTCTTCAGAAAGCATACCGCATCAACTCTTCCCAAATGTAATGCTGGAATTTTCTGTAGCAAATCAGTAGTGAAGAATATGATGAACAGCAGTAGCAAGAAAGATGAGAATGATAGTTCTGATACCAAATTTGTTGGTTTCAAAAGCATAAATATTTGAGGAAGTAAGAATTTAGATTGAAATGGAAGAGTTACTTCATCACACTCTTTACAGTTTGCTTTCTTAATTTTCTTACTTGCTTACTTACAGGTTCCTATTTATAGTGCAAAATGAAGTCTAGAGTACATTAAAGCTAGTCAATAATAAACTCTAGATAATTTTCCATAACACTTATTCACTTCCCTTGACCATTCTGTGACCATTCTTTCTAATGCAGTTTTAGAGTATTgtgatgaaattagattttggtTGGTAAGTCAAAGATTATAAATTAGTATCATTCAACAGCTTCTTCTTCATCAATCATTTCGCTGGCATCTATGAATGCAGGTCTTGTTAGCTGAAGAGCCACATCAGTTTGGCTCAGCAGCAGAACTACAGTCTCTGACATGGTTGGCCTTGCAGCAACCGTAAACTGGGTGCAGAGAAGAGCAATCTTAATGATCCTTTTAACTTCTTCTGGTGAATAGTCATTAGGATCCATGGTTTCATCCACCATCTCCAATAACCGATCTTGTTCGTATAATTTCCAGGCCTGTTTCAGTAAAGAAAACAGATGAAGGATCAGAGTGACCCATAATGTATAACTTAAAAGCAGATACagatgctaaacatgtttcatgtATCTCATCTCCTATCAAATTTTTGTGATGATAGAAACTGTCATTACCCAATCACGAATATATTGAGTAGCAGGTTCGAGTTTGAGGTCATTGCACTGCCGGCCACTGATTATTTCAAGGACAACAATGCCATAGCCATATGTATCAACCTTTTCAGATAACTGTCCGTGAATTGCATATTCAGGTGCTGTATATCCGCTGCATGATACATCGAGAACTTTGAATAAGTAGATGTACGTTTGTTTTCCTTGATGCATTGTAAaagaaacaagcatgtaacaattACCAAAGAAAATGACTGCAGATGAATGACAATAACAAAGAATACTGAATATTATTAAGACTTACAAAGTGCCTGCAAATACAGTGCTAAGGTGAGTCTTGTCCTCAGGCAGAAGTCGTGCCAACCCAAAATCTGCAACCCTTGGCTGGAAATCATCGTCAAGTAGAATATTGCTACATTTTATATCACGGTGTATGATACGAATATGAAATTCTTGATGCAAATAAGAAAGACCGCGAGCCATCCCAACAATTATGCCAAATCTCTGCCCCCAATTGAGGAATCCACGTTTGTCGCCTttaattcaaatgatttttaaacaaTACTGAGGCACATATTAAACAGCAATGCATACAATTCAAAGCAAAATGTAAGTTGCTTGTATGTGAATAATAAGGAGTTACCAAATATGAACTTGTCAAGGCTGTTATTTGCCATATACTCATAGACAAGAAGAAAATTTTCGTGTTTGCTAGAATATCCAAGCAGACGGACTAAATTTCTATGATGAATATTGCTAATGAGCTTCACTTCGCTCTGAAATTCAGCTCTGGCTCTACTGGTTTGAGCGATTGCTAGCCGTTTTACAGCAACCGTTGTCCCATTTTTAAGGTGACCCTATGAAAATTATAATTGTCAGTGTGTCTGCATTCATCCTATTAGTATAAGTACAGTATGGATATGATTATACTAACTTATTTTGTTTTTTGCATTTTCTGTTGATAATAGAATGATCACATACTTTTCCCAAAAATTTTACTTGGAAATTATGATTCATCAAGAAAGCAACATCTTTAACAGTTGAGGACTTCACCTGGTACACACCTCCGAATCCTCCTTCTCCAACTTTATTTTTTTCACTGAAATTATTTGTAGCATTTTTTAGATCCTTGTAACGGAAATTTAGAAGACCCTGAAATTTGGTTCCCCTTGATGAATCTCCTGCACAAGAATAACCTCGTGAGAACTATGTGAACAAGAAGCAATACAAGCATAGCAGTAAAAAGATGTGAATCTAGGTAAGAATCCTTGAATCTGCTTCGGCAACAAAATGCTAATCAAAATAAACACACCAAATGTTCTTTTGGAGCAAAAGGTGATAACACTCGCTCTACGCAGCAGCCAAGTATCGAGGGACATTTTTGCCCTAACACACCAAATGTTCTTGAGCAAACACAATGCTCAGTTTGATAATGTGGATGTTTAATTGGAATGGCAAACAATCATATGCTTAAACACCCCTTTATACTTGAGAACTGAACAAGCAGAATATGGACCACGTAAACTCCACCTGTTAATGTTCATCAACAAAGCTATGGGGAGCTGATTCAAAATAGTGAAATAAGATTGGTTTGCACAAGCTAATAGAATGGCGAAAGATAAATATTATCTCAAACAAAGAACTAGCAAAATCAAACATAGAATGATGAAAACCGATAAGTATCACAACTCTCAGGCCTAATCAAACAAAATGATGATTTTTGAACTTCAAATAGAAAGACCAAAAGTCCATACTTGATGGAAAATTAGCAGACCAATAAAAATAAGATCAGATTCATATACCTTCAGAAAGATTTCGTTGATCTCTAGATCTTCTGATCCTCAGAAGATATATAATAACCCCTAGAAGAAGCAACAGGCCGCCGACTCCTCCAGCAACTTCCCCAATTAGGGCCCCCTTATTGCTCGATTTCGCTCTTCCTGTGTTCCACTAGCACAGCCCCAGCTTAAATTAGGAATAAAAATCAATACTTTCTAGAAAAGATTAACAAAAATTAGTTGCCGAAGAAAATCTGGAGGAAAATATGATTGCTATGTGTTCAACGAGAGTTTTTTAAagcttttttttatatatataaatataagcccATTTTTTGTGTTGAAAATCATTAAAttcataccaaaaaaaaaaaatcgaggaACTGAAAATCTCGATTTCAAGACAACGATTTTAGTGATTATTTTTATGCTTTTATAACATTTCTAGGtacattttaaataaaaatgtGGTTCAGTTAATTGGTGAACTGGTCAATGGAGGAGTCACGGCACCTGAATTCGTCAAGTAAGGCGACAGATCCACCGTTCGATTGGCCGGGAAGAAGGACTCGTCGGAGTACCTCATGAAGCATCCGGCGCCCAGCGCCCGCCCGTCGGCGCTCGGCAGGCACCGCATCACGTTGCCGACCGCCGCCGCCAGGCACTGCTCGCACCCTTCCTCGCTCACAGTCTCCACGCACTGCGCCACAGCGAGCACTCCCTCCCTCTCCGCCGCCGCGAAAAACTTCGGGATTCTCGGCGTGGCAGCGCTCAAATCCGCCACCAGCGACCTCACCGAGGCGGTGAATCCTCCGGTAGCTGCGTTGCGGACGCCGCACGAGTTCCTGTTCTCGGAGGGCGTCACCTGGTCGAAAAAGAGGGTGCTCTCGTAGCGGAGGAAGCAGCCGTCGTAGATGACCCGGCCACCGTGGGCGGCACCGCAACGGCGAATGTGGCCTTCTGCGGCGGAGAAGCACGCGAGGCAGTCGGCGGAGGAGAGGTAACTGCGGCACTGGAACAGGGCGTAGACGGACTGCGGGGCGCGGGGGCGGTGCACGGTGGCGAAGAGAGAGGAGTTGCTGGCAGAGATGGAGGAGCGGAGGTCGGCGAGGGTGTCGTTGAATGTTGCGGCGAAGGCAGAGGCGTTGCGGACGTTGAATAAGCTGCAGCCGTCTTGGAGGAGGTTGGCCTGGGGCTCACCGACGGTAACACGACTCCATAGTATAAGCACCACGAACCCAAGAACGGATCTCATTATGCAGATCGGGTCACCGGAGGTCGGCTGTGACAGAGAACCGCTCCGGTAAAGAAGATTGGGGCTTTTTATTAAACACGATGAAATTGTGGATTTATGTTTTGTTACTGTCATTTGTAATAaatatgaatttaaaataaagtgaaaaaagaaagattttgtaaattttatttatctattcttacaattatttttgtattttaaatAACTTATCGATCCATTTATTTCTTTCCgtcggaaaaaaaaataaatattcaatttatttcttactattctCATTTCTAATGTCAAAACAATGTCTTTCATTTTTAAAATACTCTTATTCTAGTGTTGTAAtgtgtaaaataaaattatttttattttaatttattcaaaatattatatataatgcacttttgtattaatatttttattacctATATTGCTTaatgttaattaaaattatttttaaaaattaaaattaatataaaaagtcaaaactattttaaatgacTACTTTTATCAAAACTGACTGCTACAATAATTTTActatgattttaattaaatttaaatcacttaaattaagttttaaaataattacataaaagtattatatatatatatagaccgaGTTGATAATTTTAATTGTATACATTGTAGTattgaagtaaaaatatttttagaataaaaaatattatttttttatttaaaaaagaaaggacacttttttttatgataattgtGGACGTCTTTTTGTTTTTTAACCTTTGGTTGGAAATATGTAGTTGGGTCAAATTTTGTTaggaatgtttttaaaaaaaatacttttagaataataaaatatctcttttaggtAATATTTAATTCGTTCCATTTTATAATTAAGAAAATCTCGTAAGTTTTAAAGACTTCTTATTAGTCATGAATATGAATGATCAACTTGTGCTAACTGCCCACTGTATTGTACAATAAGCGTGCCCCCTCTTTCTCTTATTATTCAACATATAGCATACGGGTCCCCGTTCCTTCCCATAATGTGGGGATGACTTTTGTTGAAAAAGAATGGAGTTGCTATACCTTCATTGGAATTTCATATACAATAAACTCTAGCTATAAGGCAATTTACTTATTGAATACAAGAGTTATTGCACGAGTATAACGGTGAAGATAATTAGCTGGTGATATGACTCAGCGGTTGACCTTGCGAAGACTTTCCTCCGATCTACAAAACTAAGAACATTAGTATCAGGTCATGAAAGAGGTATTcggcgttgaccctccgacgctcaagccaGTCATTAGAATAGTAGAAAGATAGTAAAGAACTATAGCAATAACAAGAGCTATAGCAAAGATAACGCATACTTCCTTTGGTGTATAGattcccctttatatagtgctctaGTAGCAAATATACACGTTTTTCGAGGCATGTACACGTTTTTCCAACTGTCCCAtgaaaaaatatgttagaaaaaagTATCTCTTACATCATTCTTTAACAAGGTATGTAAATATCTAAGATAACAAAGaaaacttccgtcgtacgatttgcTGTCAGGGGCCTCAACTCCCAAAACGATACAATGAGGTAGGCGAGGGGTCCCATTGTTTGGCCGAGCGAGGAGTCGCGCGGTCGGCATTCCCCACGGACGTCGATTTCAACTATTCTTCTCCACGATCACTCGGCTCGGTAGTTCCTCGCGTGACCAGCCATGCAGTCCGATCAGATTAGCCTTTGTAGGATCGTCACAGTTGAATCTCTGATGTCGTCTCTATAATCGACCGGACTGGATGAACAATTTACCCAGGTGAACTTCCTGGCCGAACGGAGCTCCCTTTACTAGCGCATCAATGGTGTTATTCTAGTTATCGACAAAAACCAAACTATACTCACACGGGTGAACATTATTGCACTGCTGATATCAATACAAATTTAGGGGTATGAAATAAAAATCTATCTGGACTGATGAGATATATAGAACCAGAATCATGTTAACTTCTTAACATCGCCTTTCTAAGGAAACAATAATCATGATAATCCAGCTGTACTTAGCTCACTTAAAACATATATTCTTCAGTCTTaaatataaaacaataataataacaatcaaACTTTTATTCCACCAAATACAGTTAATTGTATAAATCCTCATACAATATTAAGTTCGATTCTCTTCttctatatttaaatgaatattattttatcattactaTACTAATGTGTGATTGCCTATTACTGTAGTTCGTAAAGCTTTACTCCATAAAATAATATTACTTGTCGTGGAACATCAACGAGCAGAAACTTCAGATATCGAAACAGTCGCATGCGAAGTAGTAGATAAAATGGTAGCTGGGGGTGAATCTCCATGAACTCTACTTGAGGCATCTATGAAGGTTGGTCTTGTGAGCTCAAAAGTATTATCACTTTGCCCGAGCAACATAACAACAATCTCAGACATGGTCGGCCTAGCAGCAGCAGCAGACTGTGTGCAGAGAAGAGCTATTTTAATGATCCTTTTCACTTCCTCTGGAGAAAATTCACTAGGATCTAAGGTTTCATCCaccaaatcaatcaactgatcgcgTTCATATAGTTTCCAAGCCTGTCTCGAGAAAGGTAGACAAAGAGAATCAAAACACAAGATGGTATAAAAGGACATAGAATGCATAAATATGATATCTTGACTGATATTGCAAGTCGTAATAATAGTAAATGTTTGCTTAGCTTGTGTTTCTGTTTTATTTGTTATCATAGAGTTCATATATACTTGAGATTGCATAAGGATTACCCATTCAAGGAGATACTGAGCGTCAGGCTCGAGTTGTAAGTCATTGCTTTTCCGGCCACTTATTATTTCGAGAACGGCAACTCCGAAGCTGTATGTATCAACCTTTTCAGAAAGTTGCCCCTGAAGTACATACTCAGGTGCTGTATATCCCCTACATGATACAGTATTTGAGAATTTGAAACTAGTAGTTATGAATATTATGGAATGACTGCATGGGAATTGAACTCTGTAAAGACTTACAAAGTGCCAGCAAACCTAGTGCTGAGGTGACTCTTGTCGTCCGGCAGAAGGCGGGCTAGGCCAAAATCTGCAATTCTTGGCTGGAAATCATCATCGAGCAGAATGTTGCTACATTTTATATCACGATGTATGATACAAACGTGGAATTCCTGATGCAGGTAAGAAAGACCACGAGCCACGCCGACAATTATGGAGAATCTCTGTTTCCAGTTGAGGAATCCACGTCTGTCACCTGTAAAATGATTTCAACAAGACACAAACCGAAGAAACTCAAACTCATATCAATTTCTCCAAGGCTGGATGCAACTGCCAACTTTCAGGTATTCGATAACATATGAAAGTGAACTCAGATAAGTGAACAGAAGAAACCCTTTTTTAGGGGAACAGAAAGGAAAAAAAACCCTACTTGGTGATAATTTAAATTGAGATCCTTGTGCAATAAAGGAAGGTCCTTACCAAATGAGCCAGTTAGCTCAATCAAAGAAAAATCATGATGATTTTTAAGAATAAATTAGTTAAGATTCTTTTACTCAAAGCACTTTGACATTGACAATAATCAATTAACCATAAGAACTAAATGATACTCTGTTACATTAAACTCAGATATAATTGAAAGTTGTATTTGAAAAAAAAGTTCCTGAAGTTTCTACCCTTTCTCTATGCTaaaggttaatttaattttactaaaAACCTGAATCCTTTTTACTAGAATCACTAATCAGGAGTTAAATTGACAACTTTTACTCAAGTTAAAGTAACACAAGGGGTCGATCAATGATACTTATTTGGCACCTTTGGGTCCCTTCTATGCAACAATTGTGTGCATTGAAGCACTACCTATTTCCTGGATTTTACTTTTGGCAAAAATTAACTAGGCCAATGTCCCAAGACAAGCAAAACAATGTTTTCAAGGAAGAAATTTGATGCATCTTTTAATCTATTTTCGCCTCACTTCTTTCTGATGTTGTCTCACAATTAGCATGATTATTGCATAGCAAATTAGTCAAGGAAAACCGTCATATGTCAAAACGTTCGAGACCTACAAAGCACAAGAAACTACATAGACCACCAATGACTGAGGCATATATTGATTGGATGTGTGTTTCAGTGATTCTTATTTATCAAAACAGTAACAATAAACAAAGGTGAGAAACcacaaataaattttaatgatcTTGTGCCCTATTGGCTAAATAGAAAGCACAAAGAAAATGAAACTCAGACTCAGACTTAATTGTACACGTACAGTATCCATTTAATAATGAAGCAGGCATTCAAAGTAAGACACAAGCTGTTTGTATGTTGAAATTAAGAAATTACCAAATATAAATTTGTCAAGGCTGCTATTTGCCATGTACTCATAGACAAGAAGAAAATCTTTGCCTTTGCTAGAACATCCAAGCAGACGAATTAAATTTCTATGGTGAACATTGCTAATGAGCTTCACTTCGGTCTGAAAATCTGCTCTTGCCCTACTAATTTGAGCAATTACTAGTCTCTTTACAGCAACTGTTTTCCCATTTTTCAATATACCCTGTGAAAATTAGAGCTTTCAGCATATATTAACAGATTCTTTTAGCATAGGGCAATTATGTATATAAACTATGCCATTGCAATTGTTTAGGATAGAAGAAAAACCTTGAAACTTTACCCAAATTTTCAGATCTGATGCATGATTCATGAAAAACAAAAGATTATAAACAATTAATGAGTCTCACCTTGTACACATCACCAAAACCTCCTCCTCCTAATTTACTGTCTTTACTGAAATTATTTGTAGCTTTTTTTAGATCCTTGTAATGGAAATTTAATGGACCTTGTAACTCAGTTGCCCCTAATATATCTCCTGCACAAAGATAACCTCATGAGAAATTACTTGGATACGAAGCATATAAAATGTCAAGCGTAGTTCATTTTGCAAAAGAAAAAGTCAAGAACTTCACACAACTGAAACTCATTAGCATGAAGAGAAATAGAAAACTGGCAAGGCAAGCTAATATCCTTTCTGTTTTTATTAAGACCAAATGAATCCTCAATAATGTCAAACTTATTCTTCTCTAAAGATCTTATCAAAGTTCATGGTAAAGCACCCTCATGgtatatccatatatacataagtatatCAAATCCTCAATAATTGACAAAACACTCATATAATACAGATAAGTAGGCCAAAATGGTTGGTTTAACAGGATTAGTTCAGCCGTTAATGAAAGGTCCTTTTGTCAACTAGCTGCCACCATTATTCTACCAATATGTAGTCAAACAAATGATGCCGTCGACTATATACAAAATAGCATTCGAGTTTTGTTTCATCAACAAAAAAATGAGATGATTAACATCAACGTCAATGGAACTACTGATGATGCATTGTTGTTAGTAGTGAATGAACTATCACATTGATTTATGAAGAGAATGAATATATGGCTGGTCTTTCTTCCCCTTACCATACAAAAGAAGAATGATTTGTTGAACTTACTATTTGCTAGTTCCCTGGAAAGAATTCTAACCTTAACTTCCAGGTGAGTAGAGAATAGATTGGATTCACAAACCTTTTCGGCCTTGTTGATCTCTGGATCTCCTGATCCACAGAAGTGTCACAAGCCCTAGAAGAAGCAACAGGACGCCGACGACTCCTCCAGCGACTCCCCAAATGATGGCCCTTCGCTTGTTCGATCTCCCTGTTCCAGAACCAAATCCATAGCTTAATTAGTACCATAATTACATACAAAAACGTATTTTTATCTGGAAGAGAGTAAGAAAATAGAAGTTCACCTGAATTCAAGAAAGGGGATAAATCCATGGTTTGGTTGGCGGGGAAGAAGGACTCGTTGGAGTATCTCATGAAGCAGCCGGTGTCCACCGCCCGGCCTTCGGCGGCCGGAAGGCACAACCCTGCATTATTCACCGCCTCTGCCAGACACTGGCCGCACCCCTCCACGGTGACCGTCTCCACGCACTGCGCTATCCCGAACATCCCCTCCCTTTCAGCCGCCGCGAAGAACTCCCGCGTCCTCGGCGTGGCACTGCTCAAATCCTCCAACAACTGCCGAGCCGCCGCGGCGAGCCCGCCCGTCATGTTGCGGTTACCGCAGATGTTGAATAGCCCCGGGAGCGTGCCCTGGTCGAAGAAGGGGGCGCTCTCGTAGCGGAGGAAGCACTCGTCGTAGATGGCGCGGGCCCCATTGGCGGCGCCGCACTGGCGGCGGATACCGACCGCGGCGGCAGAGAAGCAAGTGAGGCATTCGGCAGTGGAGAGGTAGCCGCGGCACTGGAAGAGCGCGTAGACTTGCTGGGCGGAGCCCCGCGCGGTCGCGAAGTGAGCGGCGGAGCTGCCGGGAGCGGCAGAGGAGATGGTGGAGCGGAGGTCGGCAAAGGTGCTGTTGATTGTGGCGGCGAAGGCGGCGGTGTTGGTGACGTTGTATACGCTGCAGACGTTCAGGATGTGGTTGGGCTGAGCCTCACTGGCGGTGATCCGACTCCATAGTATAAGCGCCACGAACGCGAGCGCCGAAGCGACGTAGGCCATGGTACGGTGTCGCGTCACCGGATGTGAGCCGTAGGGAGTACAACATCGCGGGAGACCATGATAGATTATATAGAATTCAAGTCcactttatttatatttatttaatatatatagtcaactaaataaataaacttaaatatatgtaatcaatttattaatatttataaattaatattatagaTTAATTATTTGTAAATAATCTTCTCAATAATAATATCttcgaataaaatttttaaattagatttataaaacttataaataaataagtaaacttttaaaataaacaaagGAACTAACTCATCAATTAAGTCAACTTGTAAAATATAATTGTTTTTGTAAAAGATCaaacaaactcatttcaaaactttaacaaatcaaattcaaatttatagtaaaaataaagattaattcaaagttaaataatACTTCAAAGgtctaattaattttagattgaaTTTgagttgaattaattattttattaaataaatttaaacaatacAAACGCTTTATGGAGAAAGGCATTGATTTGATATTAATTTCATGTATTCAGTGTTGGGTAGGTAAGATATgacagattatatatatatatatatatatatatatatatatatatatatatatatataactgactTTGATTAAATTTTGACAATAACAAGGGTTTTAATAGAAGGATCCAAAAACAACTGTTAATTCTCTCAAGTCATCCATGTAGTCATGTGGCAAAAATGTGTCAACCCATCCCTAGATCAATTACGGATGATTATTAGTCATTAGTGCAAATGATCAAGATATGGAGGAGATTATGCTCGATCACACTGAGTTTCGATCTCAAGACCTTATGTGGTAATATCCCATGTTTTAATTATCGTACTGCCTCGAGGGGATAAATCACGTAGTCATGAAGTTATAAGTAGAGCTGCAAGATAAATATAgtttaacaataaaaaaataaaaaaatggataAATGTAGTTTAGCCTTTTCGTTTTGATATGCtccaataaaattaattatattattatatattttaatgaaGTGAGGCAATACagcataaaataataaaaattgtaAAGGcaattttgtggataattataaAGTTTTTTTTCTGATATTTGATGGCCTCTTTATAAAATTTGaacattttaataaaactttgaaGAGTATCACTATTTGATAGTTTGTTTATAAAATTCATGTCTTCTTTAGATGATTTGCGTCTTGTTTTCTAATTTaacaatatattttaaattaaaaaaataaacttaatttctGTTTTAAAACatacatataaattttattattttctcaGTTATTTAGACGATTCAAACTTAGAAAATAAGccaattataatttattttaataggtATTAATGTTAATTCCTAACTGGTGAAAAATAATTAGTTAAATATATGACCTCTTCTATGTAAAGGATTACTATGATAgagtaaaatttttttattaatttatctaTCTATATTTCATCATAAGACCTACC contains:
- the LOC122023739 gene encoding cysteine-rich receptor-like protein kinase 2, producing the protein MRSVLGFVVLILWSRVTVGEPQANLLQDGCSLFNVRNASAFAATFNDTLADLRSSISASNSSLFATVHRPRAPQSVYALFQCRSYLSSADCLACFSAAEGHIRRCGAAHGGRVIYDGCFLRYESTLFFDQVTPSENRNSCGVRNAATGGFTASVRSLVADLSAATPRIPKFFAAAEREGVLAVAQCVETVSEEGCEQCLAAAVGNVMRCLPSADGRALGAGCFMRYSDESFFPANRTVDLSPYLTNSGRAKSSNKGALIGEVAGGVGGLLLLLGVIIYLLRIRRSRDQRNLSEGDSSRGTKFQGLLNFRYKDLKNATNNFSEKNKVGEGGFGGVYQGHLKNGTTVAVKRLAIAQTSRARAEFQSEVKLISNIHHRNLVRLLGYSSKHENFLLVYEYMANNSLDKFIFGDKRGFLNWGQRFGIIVGMARGLSYLHQEFHIRIIHRDIKCSNILLDDDFQPRVADFGLARLLPEDKTHLSTVFAGTFGYTAPEYAIHGQLSEKVDTYGYGIVVLEIISGRQCNDLKLEPATQYIRDWAWKLYEQDRLLEMVDETMDPNDYSPEEVKRIIKIALLCTQFTVAARPTMSETVVLLLSQTDVALQLTRPAFIDASEMIDEEEAVE
- the LOC122022399 gene encoding cold-responsive protein kinase 1-like, producing MAYVASALAFVALILWSRITASEAQPNHILNVCSVYNVTNTAAFAATINSTFADLRSTISSAAPGSSAAHFATARGSAQQVYALFQCRGYLSTAECLTCFSAAAVGIRRQCGAANGARAIYDECFLRYESAPFFDQGTLPGLFNICGNRNMTGGLAAAARQLLEDLSSATPRTREFFAAAEREGMFGIAQCVETVTVEGCGQCLAEAVNNAGLCLPAAEGRAVDTGCFMRYSNESFFPANQTMDLSPFLNSGRSNKRRAIIWGVAGGVVGVLLLLLGLVTLLWIRRSRDQQGRKGDILGATELQGPLNFHYKDLKKATNNFSKDSKLGGGGFGDVYKGILKNGKTVAVKRLVIAQISRARADFQTEVKLISNVHHRNLIRLLGCSSKGKDFLLVYEYMANSSLDKFIFGDRRGFLNWKQRFSIIVGVARGLSYLHQEFHVCIIHRDIKCSNILLDDDFQPRIADFGLARLLPDDKSHLSTRFAGTLGYTAPEYVLQGQLSEKVDTYSFGVAVLEIISGRKSNDLQLEPDAQYLLEWAWKLYERDQLIDLVDETLDPSEFSPEEVKRIIKIALLCTQSAAAARPTMSEIVVMLLGQSDNTFELTRPTFIDASSRVHGDSPPATILSTTSHATVSISEVSAR